The Coffea eugenioides isolate CCC68of chromosome 8, Ceug_1.0, whole genome shotgun sequence genome has a segment encoding these proteins:
- the LOC113779763 gene encoding BTB/POZ domain-containing protein At3g05675-like has product MGEHAWSYSFKLGDQSTCDVIICLRNKEGRHEAFHAHSSILKNKSKFFANKLSQPNSSAQIEIQCTESDYDHYVELVKRLYCPRDLLLDSWDSVRSVIGVLQVAVLLNCEEITESCIQYLEAVPWEDKEEEEIVKIALKLGPLAMPILARIEPVDVNATKKVFISAVRFATSTAGPCPPLFGDELKTSAQEQIDYMLGDDEGVPLITGDDEVKVEARSGLSKLCSYFKSNVSSLLLESETTYESAEKRVMQSLSDLEWMFNVLPKMDLMKDFVGNWVDISDNILVVVEDKKLDSAFWGLKVKLIEVTAKVLEAVGYGNVILPAQCRVHLLKTWLPYIRKMKALLDSMADKETEFPYKLDEDLCQSIEGAMVSLILALPSSDQADILVDWMSAEQLRYPDLSEAFEVWCYRTKSAKRRLVEGLGNVGKTTLSL; this is encoded by the coding sequence ATGGGTGAGCACGCATGGAGCTACTCATTTAAGCTTGGCGACCAAAGCACTTGTGATGTCATCATATGCCTGAGAAACAAGGAAGGCAGGCACGAAGCTTTCCATGCACATTCCTCcattttaaaaaacaaaagcaaatttttcgcaaacaagCTCTCCCAACCAAATTCCAGTGCCCAGATAGAGATCCAGTGCACAGAGTCTGATTATGATCATTATGTTGAACTTGTGAAGCGTCTTTATTGTCCCAGAGATTTACTTTTGGACTCGTGGGATTCTGTTCGATCTGTTATTGGGGTCCTTCAGGTGGCTGTTTTACTGAACTGCGAAGAGATCACGGAGAGCTGCATCCAGTACCTGGAGGCTGTTCCTTGGGAAGACAAGGAAGAGGAAGAGATTGTTAAAATAGCACTAAAGCTAGGCCCACTAGCAATGCCAATTTTGGCCAGGATTGAACCGGTAGATGTCAATGCAACGAAGAAGGTGTTCATCTCCGCCGTTCGCTTTGCCACTTCTACTGCTGGCCCTTGTCCTCCGCTGTTCGGAGATGAGCTCAAGACCTCTGCCCAAGAACAAATTGATTACATGCTAGGTGATGATGAGGGTGTGCCCTTAATTACAGGTGATGATGAGGTGAAAGTGGAAGCCAGAAGCGGTCTGTCCAAGCTTTGTTCTTATTTCAAGAGCAACGTGTCTTCGCTGCTTCTGGAGTCTGAAACCACATACGAGTCAGCAGAGAAAAGAGTAATGCAAAGTCTGTCCGATCTAGAGTGGATGTTCAATGTGCTTCCCAAGATGGATTTGATGAAAGATTTTGTTGGTAACTGGGTAGACATATCAGATAATATACTGGTCGTCGTTGAAGATAAGAAGCTTGATTCTGCATTCTGGGGTCTGAAAGTGAAGCTAATAGAAGTCACGGCAAAAGTATTGGAAGCAGTCGGATATGGAAACGTGATTCTTCCAGCACAATGTCGGGTACATTTGCTAAAGACATGGCTTCCGTACATACGGAAGATGAAGGCCCTTTTAGATTCCATGGCCGACAAGGAGACCGAGTTCCCATACAAGTTGGATGAAGATCTGTGCCAGAGCATTGAGGGAGCCATGGTCTCATTGATTTTGGCATTGCCATCAAGTGATCAAGCTGACATCCTTGTGGACTGGATGAGCGCTGAGCAGTTAAGGTATCCTGATCTGAGCGAGGCTTTTGAGGTCTGGTGTTATCGAACCAAGTCAGCAAAGAGAAGATTGGTGGAGGGCTTGGGCAATGTTGGCAAAACCACCCTCAGCCTTTAA